The following are from one region of the Aspergillus chevalieri M1 DNA, chromosome 1, nearly complete sequence genome:
- the erg5 gene encoding C-22 sterol desaturase erg5 (COG:Q;~EggNog:ENOG410PIER;~InterPro:IPR001128,IPR002403,IPR017972,IPR036396;~PFAM:PF00067;~go_function: GO:0004497 - monooxygenase activity [Evidence IEA];~go_function: GO:0005506 - iron ion binding [Evidence IEA];~go_function: GO:0016705 - oxidoreductase activity, acting on paired donors, with incorporation or reduction of molecular oxygen [Evidence IEA];~go_function: GO:0020037 - heme binding [Evidence IEA];~go_process: GO:0055114 - oxidation-reduction process [Evidence IEA]), with protein sequence MATVNGSFVSPIADATIFPKVFEPSGLVASVFQGVSVWKALLTMLLGAVVYDQLRYFYLKGSIVGPAFKIPFMGPFLQSVNPKFHEYKAKWDSGELSCVSVFHKFVVIASTRDTSRKIFNSPAFAKPCVVDAAHKLLGKTNWVFLDGKDHVEYRKGLNGLFTRAALSCYLPRMEEVYNEYYERFLEKSKETNFEPTAWMPEFRELMCAVSCRTFVGHYMTAEAIQKIADDYYLITAALELVNFPFVLPYTKIWYGKKASDMVLEEFSKCAAKSKARMAAGGEISCIMDAWIKSQQDSANYRAKVAAGEPAEKPAQILRDFSDYEIAQTIFTFLFASQDATSAASTWLFQLMADRPDVLDKVREENLRVRNGDRTVPLSMDLLDNLPYTRAVVKETLRYRPPVIMVPYMAKRDFPVTDKITVSKGCMVIPSIWPALHDEEAYPNADSFDPDRWVTGTAEKQSKNWLVFGTGAHYCLGQNYATLNLMAMIGKASMEMDWEHTPTPLSEEIKVFATIFPQDDCLLTFRPRS encoded by the exons ATGGCTACTGTCAATGGGAGCTTTGTCTCCCCTATCGCTGATGCCACAATCTTCCCCAAGGTCTTTGAGCCTTCGGGGCTGGTCGCTTCTGTGTTCCAGGGCGTCTCCGTCTGGAAGGCCTTATTGACAATGCTCCTTGGTGCTGTTGTTTATGATCAAC TGCGATACTTTTACCTCAAAGGCTCCATTGTCGGTCCAGCTTTCAAGATCCCGTTTATGGGCCCGTTCCTTCAATCGGTCAATCCCAAGTTCCACGAATACAAAGCCAAATGGGATAGCGGTGAGCTGAGTTGTGTTTCCGTCTTCCACAA ATTCGTCGTTATCGCGTCCACTCGCGACACCTCCCGGAAAATCTTCAATTCGCCAGCCTTTGCCAAACCCTGTGTCGTCGATGCGGCCCACAAGCTTCTCGGAAAGACCAACTGGGTGTTTTTGGACGGTAAAGACCATGTTGAATACCGCAAGGGTCTGAATGGCTTGTTCACGCGCGCCGCGCTCAGCTGCTACCTCCCGCGCATGGAGGAGGTCTACAACGAATACTACGAGCGCTTCCTCGAAAAGTCCAAAGAGACCAACTTTGAGCCTACCGCTTGGATGCCTGAGTTCCGTGAGCTCATGTGTGCTGTTTCGTGCCGCACTTTTGTCGGCCACTACATGACCGCTGAGGCTATTCAGAAGATTGCCGATGATTACTACCTGATCACGGCTGCGCTGGAATTGGTCAACTTCCCCTTCGTTCTCCCGTACACCAAGATCTGGTATGGAAAGAAGGCTTCGGATATGGTACTGGAGGAGTTTTCCAAGTGTGCCGCCAAGAGTAAGGCGCGCATGGCTGCTGGCGGTGAAATCTCCTGCATCATGGACGCCTGGATCAAGTCGCAGCAAGATTCCGCCAATTACCGTGCGAAGGTTGCTGCAGGTGAGCCCGCTGAGAAGCCTGCGCAAATTCTGCGTGACTTTAGCGACTACGAGATCGCCCAGACTATCTTCACTTTCCTCTTCGCCTCTCAGGATGCCACTTCGGCCGCCTCCACCTGGTTGTTCCAGCTTATGGCTGACCGCCCCGACGTTCTGGACAAGGTTCGCGAGGAGAACCTGCGCGTTCGCAACGGTGACCGCACGGTGCCCCTCTCGATGGATCTGTTGGACAACCTTCCCTACACCCGTGCCGTCGTCAAGGAAACTCTCCGCTACCGTCCTCCCGTCATCATGGTTCCCTACATGGCCAAGCGCGACTTCCCCGTCACCGACAAGATCACCGTGTCCAAGGGCTGCATGGTTATCCCTTCGATCTGGCCCGCTCTTCACGACGAAGAGGCCTACCCCAACGCAGACTCTTTCGACCCTGACCGGTGGGTTACTGGCACTGCTGAGAAGCAGTCCAAGAACTGGCTGGTTTTCGGCACCGGAGCCCACTACTGCTTGGGTCAGAACTACGCTACTCTCAACCTCATGGCTATGATTGGCAAGGCCAGTATGGAGATGGATTGGGAGCACACCCCCACTCCTCTGTCCGAAGAAATCAAGGTGTTTGCCACCATCTTCCCTCAG GATGACTGTCTCCTCACTTTCCGTCCTCGTTCCTAA
- a CDS encoding rhodanese-like domain-containing protein (COG:D;~EggNog:ENOG410QEEU;~InterPro:IPR001763,IPR036873;~PFAM:PF00581), whose protein sequence is MSAPTFRRSFTTLNACLSKQAQTSSAQICRRSGITLQIKSPFLALTATRAGQRILCTSSRTSVLAPLRPNFTPQEFARRNSGKSEQGWKQWKFEDINASLPADTPNSPSQTPQKNLILVDVREPAELKGGILPSAVAVPLASQPDALFLSPDEFETRFGYPKPGVEGEGDIVFYCKAGVRARAAAQLAVQAGYDVNRVGVYDGSWLDWVKRGGKVEEWEGEDY, encoded by the exons ATGTCCGCTCCAACATTCCGACGATCCTTCACCACCCTCAACGCCTGCCTCAGCAAGCAGGCGCAAACTTCCTCGGCTCAAATCTGTCGCCGCAGCGGCATCACATTGCAGATTAAAAGCCCGTTTTTGGCGCTAACAGCTACCCGTGCTGGACAGAGGATTCTCTGTACATCATCGAGGACAAGTGTGCTCGCGCCTTTGCGCCCCAACTTCACCCCCCAGGAATTTGCCCGCCGGAACAGCGGCAAAAGCGAGCAGGGCTGGAAGCAATGGAAATTCGAAGAC ATTAATGCCTCCCTCCCTGCCGACACCCCTAACTCCCCCTCCCAAACCCCGCAAAAGAACCTAATCCTCGTCGACGTCCGCGAACCCGCCGAACTGAAAGGCGGCATTCTCCCCTCCGCCGTCGCCGTCCCGCTAGCCTCCCAACCAGACGCGCTATTCCTGTCCCCCGACGAGTTCGAAACGCGGTTTGGATACCCGAAGCCTGGtgttgagggagagggggatATTGTGTTCTATTGTAAGGCTGGGGTTAGGGCGCGGGCGGCGGCGCAGTTGGCTGTGCAGGCGGGGTATGATGTTAATAGGGTGGGGGTTTATGATGGGAGTTGGTTGGATTGGGTGAAGAGGGGTGGGAAGGTTGAGGAGTGGGAGGGGGAAGATTATTGA
- a CDS encoding uncharacterized protein (COG:S;~EggNog:ENOG410PMEZ;~InterPro:IPR003609,IPR003378;~PFAM:PF00024;~go_component: GO:0016020 - membrane [Evidence IEA];~go_function: GO:0016757 - transferase activity, transferring glycosyl groups [Evidence IEA]) codes for MRRYLRRLRSTPAVVLLFLILLFLLPYDNQFSPRAVIVNAVPALFEKRWWLINTPGAYPVDFSQDVAVLVKSGIGTKERIPSWLQAHEHMELSDLLLIGDFATLPGQEYQYRDQRLPVHDVLAWMIGRGYMAEDLDHPRLQKYYNLTRAIGREDMDAAQEMSGSFGWELDAMKFLSGMELLYSRFPDKKWYIMVDDDTYLIQPSFKRLIEHFNPNREQYLGNPVGGEDCRFGHGGSSIILSHRAVSHLTSDREYLATAYRESLDETWGDKRLAVALNRLEIYIYEEYAAFFNGERPHTSKITKERLCTPVLSFHGLSSSSDMLSVSQTFEHVTEQVLWIDLWNIPISDKSDNAHLPKASTSLFDDPMYDIGHENWDYVGRLDEWTQSVEDVSSVEACKQICREERPGFCLAWTWDSNEKECHMSWWIIKGDQAEGRTSGLNVPVVKGLVRSCRP; via the exons atGCGCCGGTACTTGCGGAGGCTTAGATCGACTCCGGCCGTGGTGctgctcttcctcatccttcttttccttctccctTATGACAACCAATTCAGCCCTCGAGCTGTGATTGTAAACGCAGTACCGGCTCTCTTCGAAAAACGTTGGTGGCTCATCAACACACCCGGTGCCTACCCGGTGGACTTCTCCCAAGACGTCGCGGTACTAGTCAAATCGGGCATTGGGACGAAAGAGCGGATTCCGTCTTGGCTACAAGCGCACGAGCACATGGAACTCTCCGACTTACTTCTTATCGGAGATTTTGCCACGTTGCCGGGGCAGGAGTACCAGTATCGTGACCAGCGATTGCCCGTGCATGATGTGCTGGCTTGGATGATTGGTAGGGGATATATGGCCGAGGACCTGGACCATCCGAGACTGCAGAAGTATTACAACTTGACGAGGGCTATTGGTCGTGAAGATATGGATGCTGCGCAGGAGATGTCTGGGTCTTTTGGGTGGGAGCTTGATGCGATGAAG TTCCTTTCCGGCATGGAACTCCTCTACAGTAGATTTCCTGATAAGAAATGGTACATCATGGTAGATGATGACACGTACCTTATACAGCCCTCCTTCAAGCGTCTCATCGAACACTTCAATCCTAACCGTGAACAATACCTCGGGAACCCGGTAGGCGGAGAGGACTGTCGCTTCGGCCATGGAGGATCATCCATAATTTTGTCGCACAGAGCCGTTAGTCATCTCACTTCCGACAGAGAGTACCTGGCTACGGCTTACCGGGAATCCCTGGACGAGACCTGGGGCGATAAGCGTCTGGCAGTTGCATTGAACCGATTGGAGATTTACATCTATGAAGAGTACGCTGCCTTTTTCAATGGCGAAAGACCTCATACATCCAAGATTACCAAGGAAAGACTTTGCACGCCGGTTCTCTCGTTTCATGGACTTTCGTCGTCCTCGGACATGCTCAGTGTCAGCCAGACCTTTGAGCATGTCACGGAGCAGGTTCTCTGGATCGACTTGTGGAACATCCCTATCAGTGACAAAAGTGACAATGCCCATCTACCCAAAGCTTCAACATCCCTCTTCGACGACCCAATGTATGACATTGGCCACGAGAACTGGGACTACGTCGGCCGACTAGACGAGTGGACGCAGTCAGTGGAAGACGTGTCCTCTGTCGAGGCATGCAAGCAGATCTGCCGCGAGGAGCGTCCGGGATTTTGTCTTGCGTGGACATGGGACTCGAATGAAAAGGAATGTCATATGAGTTGGTGGATAATCAAGGGGGATCAAGCTGAGGGAAGGACTTCGGGGCTGAATGTACCGGTTGTGAAGGGCCTTGTGAGGTCGTGCCGACCGTGA
- a CDS encoding uncharacterized protein (COG:S;~EggNog:ENOG410Q1C2;~InterPro:IPR038595,IPR025659,IPR007612): protein MSTYSQSLLPRRSSVPKARSVLKPPERPIALRCEYITDTKTVLTLNPQGDSNSSKAYKILDNEGAVVFTVTGWKFSNRSCREFRDASGLPLFELHRNWFKFRHKWCVTLPGVEPGSSSASSSSGSGFGDGSCNGGVLATGSHRIRALGYKPFGGFSIGIERNAAAADSKKEDDKKLSLEIEKYGNVLALFDVVDGDRKVAQVRESIEHNERLALISSRADYRPVLDVIVTPGVDLSLIAIIAVIASDSVFTANV from the exons ATGTCCACCTACTCCCaatccctcctcccccggcGCTCCTCCGTTCCCAAAGCCCGCTCCGTTCTCAAACCCCCCGAACGCCCCATCGCCCTGCGCTGCGAATACATCACCGACACAAAAACCGTCCTCACGCTCAACCCGCAAGGCGACTCCAATTCCTCAAAAGCATACAAGATACTAGACAATGAAGGCGCAGTAGTGTTCACAGTAACGGGGTGGAAATTCAGCAATAGAAGTTGCCGCGAGTTCCGCGATGCCTCGGGACTACCGCTATTCGAGCTGCATCGGAATTGGTTCAAGTTTAGGCACAAGTGGTGTGTTACGTTGCCGGGGGTTGAGCCTggtagcagcagtgcaagCAGTAGTAGTGGTAGTGGGTTTGGGGATGGTAGTTGTAATGGGGGAGTGCTTGCGACGGGATCGCATCGGATTCGGGCCCTTGGGTATAAGCCTTTTGGGGGCTTTAGTATTGGGATTGAGCGgaatgctgctgctgcggacTCAAAGAAAGAGGATGATAAGAAGCTCTCGTTGGAAATCGAGAAATACGGAAATGTTTTGGCGCTATTTGACGTCGTCGATGGGGATCGCAAAGTCGCCCAGGTGCGCGAGAGCATCGAGCATAACGAGAGGTTGGCCTTAATCAGTTCGCGTGCGGACTATCGCCCTGTTTTGGATGTCATTGTCACCCCCGGAGTCGACTTGTCTTTG ATTGCTATAATTGCGGTGATTGCGTCGGATTCTGTTTTTACAGCGAATGTTTGA
- a CDS encoding putative mitochondrial translation initiation factor IF-2 (BUSCO:EOG092610ZY;~COG:J;~EggNog:ENOG410PFVW;~InterPro:IPR023115,IPR005225,IPR015760,IPR027417, IPR000795,IPR004161,IPR009000,IPR036925;~PFAM:PF00009,PF11987,PF03144,PF01926;~go_function: GO:0003924 - GTPase activity [Evidence IEA];~go_function: GO:0005525 - GTP binding [Evidence IEA]) encodes MAPKKKGNKRQEEDWEAELGEAAPAAQPQPEEPAADGAEEETGGGGGLLAALRKNKTKKAKKGKQVNDFVEGEDPTEEADGAADLASKAPQEGSFEDEEEDVFAGNQKSAKAAAAAAKAKKAEEPEGGEFRVKSKKEKEKEKKEREKQRKREQAAAKKKPGDNKKEPAKQAPSPKEEASPEPSPAATPAPEPAAGGKKKKLPAHLVAIQKQQEALRKQREEEERIRAEEKALLEEQRILDEEEERKKEEARQKKKEKEKEKKEQLRREGKLLSKAQKEAQQRNEMRMKQMLAAGVGTVAGLEANQAEKKRPVYDTKKKKGPKKQEEDLEAAAARAKAQREAEEERRKKEEEERKAKEEAEAAAAAAQEEESEGEDWEKMAEAEDVKDSWDAPSDEEEEKPAAKEPEKPAEAAAPKKAEQKDESESESESESESDSEDEEQSAAQRAIAQRKAEAAERRKKQHEEAMAARSKDNLRSPICCILGHVDTGKTKLLDKIRQTNVQEGEAGGITQQIGATYFPVDALKTKTAVVNKDGKFDFKIPGLLIIDTPGHESFSNLRSRGSSLCNIAILVVDIMHGLEPQTLESMRLLRDRRTPFIVALNKIDRLYGWKKIDNNGFQESLAMQNKGVQNEFRSRLDHTKLLFAEQGFNSELFYENKSMSRNVSLVPTSAHTGEGIPDMLKLLTTLTQERMTNALMYLSEVECTVLEVKVIEGLGTTIDVVLSNGILREGDRIVLCGLNGPISTNIRALLTPAPLKELRLKSAYVHNKEVKASLGVKIAANDLEQAIAGSRLMVVGPDDDEEDIEEEVMSDLEQLLSKVSKDQRGVSVQASTLGSLEALLEFLRVSKIPVANISIGPVYKRDVMMAGTMLEKAKEFAVMLCFDVKVDKEAYAYAEEVGVKIFTADIIYHLFDDFTKHMAELTEQRKEESKLLAVFPCVLKPVAVFNKKDPIVIGVDVIEGSLRMNAPLCAIKTNATGQKEIIDIGRVVSIERDHKPVQITKRGQPSVAVKIEGSNQPMYGRHLEEKDLLYSRISRASIDTLKEFYRSDVSMEEWALVKKLKPVFEIP; translated from the exons ATGGcgcccaagaagaagggaaaCAAGCGACAAGAAGAGGACTGGGAGGCAGAATTGGGTGAGGCCGCACCCGCTGCGCAGCCCCAGCCCGAGGAGCCTGCCGCCGATGGAGCAGAGGAAGAGACGGGTGGTGGCGGCGGTCTTCTCGCTGCGCTCCGGAAAAACAAGACCAAGAAAGCCAAGAAGGGGAAGCAGGTGAACGACTTCGTCGAGGGCGAAGACCCTACAGAGGAGGCAGATGGTGCTGCTGATCTGGCCAGCAAGGCACCGCAAGAAGGCTCCttcgaggatgaagaagaggacgtTTTCGCTGGAAACCAGAAGAGCGCCAAggctgccgccgccgccgcaaaGGCTAAGAAGGCCGAGGAGCCTGAGGGGGGTGAGTTCCGTGTGAAGTctaagaaggagaaggagaaggaaaagaaggagagagaaaagcAGCGTAAGAGGGAACAG GCCGCCGCTAAGAAGAAGCCTGGTGACAACAAGAAAGAGCCCGCTAAGCAAGCCCCTTCGCCCAAGGAAGAAGCCTCCCCAGAGCCCTCCCCCGCCGCTACTCCTGCCCCGGAACCCGCCGCCGgcggcaagaagaagaagctccCCGCCCACCTGGTGGCTATTCAGAAGCAGCAGGAAGCCCTTCGAAAACAGcgtgaagaggaggagcgCATTCGCGCTGAAGAGAAGGCTCTGCTAGAGGAACAACGCATCcttgatgaggaagaagagaggaagaaggaggaagctcgtcagaagaagaaggagaaggagaaggaaaagaaggaacaaCTCAGACGTGAAGGCAAGCTCCTCAGCAAGGCCCAGAAGGAAGCTCAACAACGCAATGAAATGCGTATGAAGCAAATGCTTGCGGCTGGTGTGGGTACGGTTGCTGGTCTGGAAGCAAACCAGGCCGAGAAGAAGAGACCCGTTTACGacaccaagaagaagaagggcccgaagaagcaggaagaagaccttgaggctgctgctgctcgtGCTAAGGCTCAGCGTGAAGCCGAGGAAGAGCGCCgcaagaaggaggaagaggagcggaaggccaaggaagaagccgaggctgctgctgctgccgcacaagaagaagaaagtgaGGGCGAGGATTGGGAGAAGATGGCCGAGGCTGAAGATGTCAAGGACAGCTGGGATGCTCCCtccgatgaagaggaggaaaagcCTGCTGCGAAGGAACCCGAGAAGCCCGCCGAGGCCGCCGCTCCCAAGAAAGCCGAACAGAAGGACGAATCCGAAAGCgagtcggagtcggagtcggagtcggaCTCCGAGGACGAAGAACAGTCCGCTGCCCAGCGGGCCATTGCTCAACGGAAAGCCGAGGCTGCAGAGCGGAGAAAGAAGCAGCACGAGGAGGCCATGGCTGCCCGGTCGAAGGACAACCTCCGTTCCCCTATTTGCTGTATTCTTGGACATGTCGACACAGGAAAGACCAAGTTGCTGGACAAGATCCGTCAGACCAATGTCCAGGAAGGCGAAGCTGGTGGTATCACCCAGCAGATTGGTGCTACTTACTTCCCCGTTGATGCCCTCAAGACCAAGACTGCCGTCGTCAACAAGGATGGCAAGTTCGACTTCAAGATTCCTGGTCTGCTGATCATCGATACTCCTGGTCACGAGTCTTTCTCTAACTTGCGTTCTCGTGGTTCGTCTCTCTGTAACATTGCCATCCTGGTCGTCGATATTATGCACGGTCTCGAACCTCAGACTTTGGAGTCCATGAGATTGCTCCGTGACCGTCGGACGCCTTTCATCGTCGCTCTGAACAAGATTGACCGTCTGTATGGCTGGAAAAAGATCGACAACAACGGCTTCCAGGAAAGTTTGGCGATGCAGAACAAGGGTGTCCAGAACGAGTTCCGTAGCCGTCTCGACCACACCAAGCTTCTTTTCGCTGAACAGGGATTCAACTCGGAGCTCTTCTATGAGAACAAGTCGATGTCCCGGAACGTCTCCCTGGTCCCCACCTCGGCTCACACCGGTGAGGGTATCCCTGACATGTTGAAGCTGTTGACCACTTTGACCCAGGAGCGTATGACTAACGCTCTGATGTATCTCTCCGAGGTCGAGTGTACCGTCCTTGAAGTCAAGGTCATTGAGGGTCTCGGTACCACCATTGATGTTGTCCTCTCGAACGGCATTCTTCGCGAAGGTGATCGAATCGTACTGTGTGGTCTCAACGGGCCTATATCAACGAATATTCGAGCACTCTTGACACCAGCACCGCTCAAGGAACTTCGTCTGAAGTCGGCGTACGTTCACAACAAGGAGGTCAAAGCCTCCCTTGGTGTGAAGATCGCTGCCAACGACCTCGAACAGGCCATTGCTGGTTCTCGACTGATGGTCGTCGGacctgatgatgacgaggaggacaTCGAGGAAGAAGTCATGTCCGATCTGGAGCAACTGCTTAGCAAGGTCTCCAAGGACCAGCGTGGTGTCAGCGTCCAGGCTTCCACCCTTGGTTCGCTTGAAGCACTGCTGGAATTCCTTCGTGTGTCCAAGATTCCTGTTGCCAACATCTCCATTGGTCCTGTCTACAAGCGTGATGTGATGATGGCTGGAACCATGTTGGAGAAGGCTAAGGAGTTCGCGGTCATGCTGTGCTTCGATGTCAAGGTTGATAAAGAAGCGTATGCCTACGCTGAGGAAGTTGGCGTCAAGATCTTCACGGCCGACATTATTTACCACTTGTTCGACGACTTCACCAAGCACATGGCTGAACTGACTGAGCAACGTAAGGAGGAGAGCAAGCTGCTTGCTGTCTTCCCTTGCGTGCTCAAGCCCGTTGCTGTTTTCAACAAGAAGGACCCCATTGTCATTGGTGTCGACGTTATTGAGGGAAGTCTTCGGATGAACGCACCTCTTTGCGCCATCAAGACGAACGCAACTGGACAGAAGGAGATCATCGATATTGGCAGAGT TGTGTCCATTGAGCGTGACCACAAGCCGGTCCAAATCACCAAGAGAGGGCAGCCTTCTGTTGCTGTCAAGATCGAGGGATCCAACCAGCCCATGTACGGCCGTCACCTCGAAGAGAAGGACCTCTTGTATTCGCGCATCTCGCGTGCCAGTATCGATACGCTCAAGGAGTTCTACCGATCCGACGTGTCGATGGAGGAATGGGCTCTTGTCAAGAAGCTCAAGCCCGTGTTCGAGATTCCTTGA